TATCTCGTCGACCGCCGGGTTCTGCCCGGTCATGCCGATGCGCCGGCGCACCTTGCGCGGCTCGCGCCGCACGTCGTACCCGCCCACCAGCGCGCGACCGCTGTCCGCGCGCAGCAGCGTGGACAGGATGCGGACCGAGGTGGTCTTGCCCGCGCCGTTGGGCCCGAGCAGTCCGTACACCGCGCCGCGCGGCACGGCGAGGTCGAGCCCGTCGAGCGCGGTCTTGTCGCCGTACCGCTTGCGCAGGCCCTCGGCGATGACCGAGTGATCCGATGCGGACGCCATACGTCCCCCCTCCATAACTGGGTACAGTGTACTCACAATGGCGTACAGCGTACCAAGTTTTTCGCCCGGCGCTTAGGATGGGCGCATCATGACGACGCACAGCAGCGGCAGCGGCGACATCGACCGCAGCCTCGAACTGATGTGGCGTCCCGAGGGACGCCCGGCCAGGGGCCCCAAGCCGGGCCTCACCCTGTCCGCCATCGTCGGCGCCGCCGTGGCGCTGGCCGACAGGGAGGGGCTCGCGGCACTCTCGATGCGCAGGGTGGCGGCCGAGCTGGGCGTCGGCACCATGACCCTGTACCGCTACATCCCCGGCAAGAGCGAGCTGCTCGACCTCATGCTGGACCACGTCGTGGCCCCGGTCACGAAGCCGGAGGGCGGCGACTGGCGCGCCGCGCTCGAACGCATCGCCCTCGAAACCTTCGAACTGCACCTCGCCCACCCCTGGCTCCTCCAGGTCAACCAGGCGCGCCCGCTGCTCGGCCCCAACGGCCTGCTCGGCTTCGAGTACTTCCTCGCCGCGCTCGACGGCCTCGGGCTCACCGGCCGGGAGCGCGTCAACGTGATCATGACCGTGGACGCGTACGTCTCCGGCCTGTCCCGGCACTACGTCATGCTGCGCCAGGCGCGGGCCGAGTCCCAGCTGACGGACGAGGAGTTCTGGGGAGCGCAGGGGCCGCTCATAGCGGACGCGCTGAACAGCGGGCGGTACCCGCACGTCATGTCACTCCCCGAAGACGTCTTCGAGGGCACACCCGAGGAGATACTGCGCTTCGGCATCGACCGCGTGCTCGACGGCGTCGCGGCCTTCCTCGCCGCGCTCCCCGCCGACCGCCCCGAGGAGCGGCCGGGCTGGTGCGAGGAGCCCGCCCGGGACAGCGGCTCCGCCTGAGCCCCCACCGCCGGAGCGCGGGTCGCGCGACCCCGCAAGAGCACATATGAGTCTTCGCCCGGCCACGGGAACACCCACCACGGACGACGCGATGCACTTCTCACTTTTTTCCGCGAGGGTCGTTCGACCGACAATACCGGGCGGCCCCCCACGGAAATCGGCTCGCCTTGTCGGTCATTCGACCGACAAGGCGACGACGGGGACCGGCAGACGATTGACGAAATTTCCGATTGCTCAATTCCGCCGCCACCCAGGCCACACGCGAAGCACCGTGGCTTGATATCTGCGCACGGGTCGGCAGTTCGTGGCGGCGTCCACCGAAAATGGCGAACGACACGGAATGAATAAGGCGCACGACCTCGACACACCACGAATGACCTGCGGATCCGGCATGGCCACCGTGTGAGCGCAGGACGGGGAACGCCGCGTCCGCGGCCGGAAAAACCCGGCAGGATACCCACCGGACGGGAATAGCAAACGACGCTCCGCCGCCCTCAACTGGACGGCACGAACGCCCACTTGGCCTCTCGCACACTCATTGACATCCGCGTAATCGCGTCGCTACCTTCAAGTGAAAGCAATTCCCTCCGCCCGAGACAATCGAGTTTTTCGGGCGCCGAACGGGAGGCATCATCATGAATGAAGAACTGACCCCCGACGCCAAGGGCACGACGGACAGCGCGTCCGGTGCCGCCGACAACGCGGAGACCCACACGGCCGGCCGCGTGCCGTTCACCGTGGAAATGATGGAGCTGGACAACAACCCCATCATCCTCCAGGCGAAGTCCTACTGAGGTCCCCGCTCCCATGGCCGGCCCGCACCTGGTGACCCCACTCGCCGCACAGGCGACTGGGCCGCTCGGTACCACGGGCTTCCGGCACCGTCTCGCCCCTTGGGTGGTCACGGCCACCCGAGGGGCGGGCACGTTCGTGCTGGGCCCGCGGCTCTCCCTCGCCCGGATCGCGCCCGGGGCCCACGACCGGGACGAGGTCCCGGTGGCACGGTCGATCGCCCGGTCGATGGGGCTCGACCGGGCCGTGGCCTCCGGGTGGCTCGAACCCGTGGCCCCCACCGCCCCGCCCCCGCCCGAGCCGCCGGATGAACCGCCGGACGAGCCGGTGACGGGCATCCTCGTCCATTCGGACCCCGCGACGGCCCACGCCTGCACCGCCCTCGCCGAACGGCTGACCGCGCAGGGCGCGGGCCGGTGGGTCGCCCTCGCCGCCGGGCAGCCACCGCCCGCGACGGAACGCCCTCCCTTCGTCGTGGTGGCCGCCCACCGCCGCGACGCCGCACGGGACGCCGTGCCGCCGGTGCGGGATGGGCGCGTGCTGCACGTCGGCGAAGCGTTCGAAGGCACCTACATCACCGGCCCCGGGCGCGGCACGGCTCCCGGCTCCGACACCGGGGACGGCTTCGCCGCGCGCTGGGCGTTCGAGACCCGCCTCGCGTCGCTCGGCCTCACCGACCGCCCCGTGCCGCTCCTGTTCCGCATCCGCGAGGACCCGGCCGCCGTGGTCCGCGCGATCATGACCGCCATGGCCCTGCCGCCGAGCGGCGCCGTCCTCGTCGCGACCGGGCGCACCGTGCGCTTCTGCACGCCGGACGCGGTCGGTTCGACCCCCCTGCGCGACGTGCCGCGCACGCAGGCGTGGACGTTCGGAATGGCCCGCGGGTTCGGCGTCGGGCCCGGCTCGGTCCCCGGCAGCTACATCGCCACCTGCCGCACCCCCGCCGGCGGCCAGGACCACCTGGAGGGCAACAGCGGCAAGGGCCCGACGGAAGAGGCCGCGACCACGGGCGCCGTCGGCGAAGCGCTGGAGCGGTACGCGGCCTACGAGGCCAACTGGAGCCTGCCGCCGAGTCGCGGCCCCGCGCGCCGGATCGACCTCGCGGACCTGCACCCGTACGGCGACGCGTGGGAGCGGCGCGTCGCGGCCGGCGCCGCGGCCGGCCCGCCCGTGGCCTTCGTCGACGGCGCCGGCCTCGCCGACGGCGCCGCCGTCGCGGTACCCAGGGCCCTCGTCGCCTTCCCCTACGTGGGGGCGGACCGCCCGACGGACGGGACCACCACCGGCCTGGCGGCCGGCCCCGACCTCGCCGCCGCGTCGCTGCGCGGCCTGCGCGAGGTCCTGGAACGGCACAGCCTGTACGGGTCGTTCGCGCACCTGCGTCCGGGGTACCGGCTCGACCCGGCCGCCTCGCTCGACCGCCTGGGCCTGACCGGCGCGTTCAAGGGAGAGGTGTGGGCCGTCCACTGGCCGCACGAGGGCTACGTCCTGCCGGACGTCCACGCGTTCCACCACGACCCAGAAGAGGGCCTGCTGGTGCGGGCGAGCGGTTCGGGACTCACCTTCGACGAGGCGATGGACAGCGCCCTCGCGGAGCTGTGCCAGGTGCACTTCGAGGGAGTGCGGGCGCGCCGCGCGGGTGCGCCGGCCGGCCCGGCGCACGCGGCGTGGGCGCGAAGGCCCGTCGTGGGCCGGGCCCGCCGCTACCTGGACGCCCTGCCCGCCGCCGCCGCGCCACCGGTGCCGTACACGGACCCGCGCGCGCAGTTCGACCACCTCGTGAGCCGCCTCGCCGACCGCGGCACCGGCCCGGTCGTGGTCCGGCTCCCCCTGCGCGGGCCGGACTGGACCGTGGTCCGCGTGCTGGTCCCGGGGGCGACGACGGCGACAGCTCCCTCCGACAGCCGCGGCGGACGTCGCCTGGCCGACGCCCCATGGACCCATGGCATACCGACCTGAGCCGCCGCCTTCCGCACCGCACCCGAACGCCGGACACATCACGCAGAAAGCCGAACGCCGAACGCCGACAGACCGACTCGCCGCATCCGAACGCCGAAAGGAAGCCGCTGTGAAGACCCTGGACGCCTTCCGCGATCTCGAAGAGGCGCTGGTCGCCGCCGACACCGCCGCCGGTGCCCCAGCACCCGGCTCCGACGCCCGCCGGGCGCACGCCCTGGCCGAAGTGCTCGCGGACGCGCGGGACATCGCGCGGGCCGACCCCGGCCTGCTGCTGGCCGACCTGGTGTCGGACCCGCGCGGCTGGCCGCCCCAGTCGTGGAAGAACTACTTCGGCAACGCCTGCGTCACCGTCATCCGCACCGCGACCCTGCGGGTCGACGTCCTGTACTGGCTCCAGAACGCCTCGACGCTGCACAAGCACGTGTCGTCAGGGGCGTTCCTCGCGCTCAGCGGCCGGCGGCTGCATCTCGAATACGACTTCTCGGCCCTGGACTCACTGAACGCCGGCGTGACGTTCGGGCAGCTCTCGGCCACCGGCAGGAGCATGATGCGCGAGGCCGCCGTCTCGCCGATCCTGCCGACGATGGTGCACGAGCTGTACTGGATCGAGAAGCCGGCGGTGACCGTGTCGGTCCGCTGCGCGCCGGCCCCCGGCTCCGGCCGGAGCGACCCGGACGCGCCGCGGCCGGCGCCGCACCGCCCGCACGAGTTCATCGCGCCGGGCGCCGGGTACCTGCCCGCCGCCTTCCACGACACCTCGAACGTGCAGCGGTGGCTCGACGGACTCGGCATGCTGCGGCGCGCGAACCGCGAGCTGTACCTCGGCGCGCTCGACACGGCCCTGCGCCTGGTGGACTCGATCCACCTCATCCACGTCCTCGACGAACTGTGCGACAACCCCGTCGACGAGGTCTCCGCCCTGCTGGCACGCGCCGACGCGGCGCGGGAGGACGACGAACTGGCGCGCCTGGCCCCTTCGGTGCCCGAGTTCCGCCGCCGCAAGATCTTCTCGCGCGCCTACGCCAAGGGCCCTGACACCCAGCTGCTCGCGGCGCTGCTGTGGGCCGGCGCCGAGGGCGGCGAACTGGCCGCCCTGCTCAAGGCCGAGAAGGTGGCGGACCCGGAGGAGTTCGTGCGCGTCCACGGCGAACGGCTGAGCGCCGTCGACCCCAGGATCGCGCCGTACGCCGAGAGCGCGCGGCGGTCACTGCGATGAACGACGGCTGGGACATCGCGTCGTTCTGGGAGAAGGAGCCGCGCGTCCTCGACGGCCCGCGCCTCGACGAGGAAACGCTGTTCGGCCTCGCCGTCGCGGCGGCGGCCCGGCGCGCCGGGCTGCCCGACCCGCAGGATGTCCGCGTGTTCGCGGACGACGGGACCGTCACCCCGGCCCGGGTGGACGCCTACCTGCCGTCGGCAGGACGCGACGGCAGCTTCGCGCGCTACGCCGAGCGGATGCTCGCCGCGGTCGGCTCCTTCGCCCTGACCATCAATTCGCTCCAGCAGTTCGGCTGGGACTTCTGGCAGACCCTGCGCCGCGCGACCGATCCCGTGCTGGCCGCCGGGGGCTGGTCGGCGGGCGGCGTCGACTGCCACCTCATCGCGTCGGTCTACGGCACCGCCCCGACGCTGGTCCACAAGGACACCGCGGGCGTCTTCACGTACGTCGTGCGCGGCTTCAAACGCTTCTACACCTGGCCCTACGAGGTATTCGCCGGCATCGCGGGCGAGGAGGCGACGCAGCGGCAGGTGAACCTGCCCGCGTCCATCCGCCCCGAGGACCACCTGGACACCGCGACGGTCGTCGAGGGCGGACCCGGCTCCGTTCTGTACTGGCCTTCGGACCGGTGGCACTGCGCGATGTCGGACGGCAGGCTGGCCGTCTCGCTGCACCTCGCGCACTACCAGTGGGACGACCGCCTCGCGCTGCTGCTGCGCCGCGTGCGACGGCTGGCCGCGTCGGAGCTCGGCACCGGCAGGTTCGAGGGCGGGCCGGTGCCCGAGGCCGGCCCCGGCGGCGACCGCTCCACCGACGCGCAGGTCCGCAAGGTCGTGTCCCGGCTCGTCGACGACTCGGCACTCGACCTCGACCTGCGGCTCCGCCGCCTCAAGCGGCGCACCGCCTCGAACTTCGAGGTGATACCCCCGCCGCGGCCGTGTCCCGACCTGTCGGCGACGCCCGGCCCGCTGACCGTGCCGGAGGGGTCGGTGGCGCGGACACTGACCGCCGACGGGGTCACCTACCTCGCGGTCAACGGCCACATCCTGCGGATCACGGGCGGCGCGTGGCTCGACGCGTTCCTGCCCTGGCTCGTCCCCGGCGCCGCGCACAGCCCCGAGGAGTGGGCGAACGCCGCCGCCGCGGCCGGCGGCCCGTCGGGTCCCGAGTGCACGGCGTTCCTGGGCGAACTGGTCAAGCGGGGGGCGCTCACCCCCGGGGAGGCGGACGCGTGAGGCTCAACGACGGCGCGTTCGTCGCGGTCAAGGACGGCCAGCTGATGCTGGGGCACGTCGACCGCCCGTTCGACCTCTGGCGGGCCGACGCCGGCGTGCTCGTCCTCCTCGCGGAGATCGCGCGCGGCACACCGGCCGGGGAACTGCCGGACGCGATGGCCGCCGTGGTGGGCGCGGCCGGCGAGTCGGCCGTGCCCGCCGCCCTGGCGCACCTGCGCCGCGCGCACGTCGTCGCCGACGGCGCCGGCGCGGCGCTGCGCGACGTGAACGCCGAGGTCGCGAAGGTCATCGGCGCGGCGCCCGACCTGCACGCGGACACCGGTTTCATGCGGGCGGCCCGCGCGTGCGAGGGGCTGACCCTCACGTCGGCCGCCGCCCAGTACGCCCTGTGGTCGGCGGTGCGGCACGTGATCGCCGCCGGGGTGCCCGGAGCCCTGGTCGAGTGCGGGGTGTGGCGCGGCGGCAGCATGCTGCTCGCCGCGCTCGCCCTGCTGCGGGACGGCGTGCGCGATCGCGACCTGTTCCTCTTCGACACCTTCGGCTGGAGCTGGGAGCGGACGGGCGAGCACGACGGCTTCATGGAGCCGGGGGGAACGGCGCGGGCCCCGGAGCGCACGCCCGCCGAGGAGGCGCCCGCCGGATCTGCCGCGCCGGGGCCGATGGACGTGGGCGTGTCGGCCGACGAGGTGCACGCGCGGATCACCGCCGCCGGCTACCCGGCGGACCGCGTGCACTGCGTCGCCGGCCTCGTCCAGGACACGCTTCCCGCGCGGGCTCCCGACCGCATCGCCCTGCTGCGGCTGGACACCGACCAGTACGAGTCGACCCTGCACGAACTGCGCGAACTCTACCCGCGCGTGGCCCCTGGCGGGCTCGTCATCATCGACGACTACGGCAAGCTCGCCGGCGCCACCAGGGCCGCGGACGCGTACCTGGCCGGGCTCGACCGCCCGGCCCTGCTCCACCGCATCGACACGCAAGGCCGCATCTTCGTCAAGCCCGATGAGAGGTAGGACCCATGGTTGCTGTCATCGATCACGCCGTGCGCCCGCGGTTCAGCCGTCATGTCTCCTTCGCCCTGGACGACCACGAGGTCAGGATCGAGGACGGCACGTACCGGGCCGCGTTCCCGGCCGGCGGCGTCACGCTGCCCGACCTGGACCGCCTCGCGGCCGGCGTGTCCCCGGACGAGCTGGTCGCCGGCGTCCGCGGCTGGCTCGGGTGCGGCGAGCCGGACGCGATCGCCGTCATCGAGCGCCTGTTCAGCACCGGCCTGCTCGTCGACCCGGAAGCGGCGCGCCTCGACTCCGTTCCCGGCTCCTACGTCGCCTGCCGGCTCGTCGACGCGTTCCGGCGGGAGTTCCCCCGCGTCGTCTCCGGCTCGCCGCTGCTGCGCGACCTGGCCGCCGGGCGCGACCGCGGCCTGGCGCTCGGCTTCCTGCTGGAGACCTACTTCGTGGTCCGGGCCGCGGTCTGGACGACCGACCCCGTTTTCCGGCACCCCATGACCCCGGCCCAGCGCGAGGCCCTGGACGACTTCCGGGCGTCGGAGTCGGGGCACGGCGAACTGCTCCTCGGCGGCTTCTCGGCCGCCGGGTTCGACACCGACGCGCTGCGCCGCAGCCAGGCCGCCGTCGAGACCTTGGCCTACGCGCAGTCCTACGGCGCGTTCGCGTGGCAGGGGGTCGCGGAGTTCGCCGCGTCCCTGGTGCTGCCCGAGGTGCCGGCGCTCGGCGCGGACCCGGCCGCCCCCGGTGTCGACGTGCTCGACCTGATCGAACAGCGACACGGGGTGCCCGGCAGCCTGATCGCCCGGTTCCGGGCCCACGACGCCGAGGACGTCGAGGCCGACCACGGCGGGCTGCCCGGCATCCTGCTGTCGGAGGAACGGGACCTGACGCCCGCGAAGGTGGAACGGCTGTTCGTCGTCCTGCGGCACATGATGGACCTCTACCGCAGCCACCTCGACGCGGTGCACCGGCGCTACGCGCACTGGGACCCGGACGCGGCAGCCGGCCCGGAACTGCCCGACAACGCCCTCCGGTTCTGATCCGGCGAGCACGCCGAGGAAGGCGTTCACCACACGACATGACAGCCACCGGTTTTTACGACGGTCTCATCGGGACCGTGTACGCTTCCGCGATCGCCGACCAACACTTCGGTGAGGACGCGGTGTTCGCCCGGGTCGTCGCCCGCGCCGGCGGTACCGCGCTCGAACTGGGCAGCGGCACCGGGCGCCTGCTGCTGCGCCTGCTCGGCGCGGGGCACTCCGTGCACGGGCTGGAGATCTCCGAGGAGATGACCGCCCGGTGCCGGGCCGCCGCGG
Above is a genomic segment from Streptomyces marincola containing:
- a CDS encoding TetR/AcrR family transcriptional regulator, with product MTTHSSGSGDIDRSLELMWRPEGRPARGPKPGLTLSAIVGAAVALADREGLAALSMRRVAAELGVGTMTLYRYIPGKSELLDLMLDHVVAPVTKPEGGDWRAALERIALETFELHLAHPWLLQVNQARPLLGPNGLLGFEYFLAALDGLGLTGRERVNVIMTVDAYVSGLSRHYVMLRQARAESQLTDEEFWGAQGPLIADALNSGRYPHVMSLPEDVFEGTPEEILRFGIDRVLDGVAAFLAALPADRPEERPGWCEEPARDSGSA
- a CDS encoding YcaO-like family protein, which encodes MAGPHLVTPLAAQATGPLGTTGFRHRLAPWVVTATRGAGTFVLGPRLSLARIAPGAHDRDEVPVARSIARSMGLDRAVASGWLEPVAPTAPPPPEPPDEPPDEPVTGILVHSDPATAHACTALAERLTAQGAGRWVALAAGQPPPATERPPFVVVAAHRRDAARDAVPPVRDGRVLHVGEAFEGTYITGPGRGTAPGSDTGDGFAARWAFETRLASLGLTDRPVPLLFRIREDPAAVVRAIMTAMALPPSGAVLVATGRTVRFCTPDAVGSTPLRDVPRTQAWTFGMARGFGVGPGSVPGSYIATCRTPAGGQDHLEGNSGKGPTEEAATTGAVGEALERYAAYEANWSLPPSRGPARRIDLADLHPYGDAWERRVAAGAAAGPPVAFVDGAGLADGAAVAVPRALVAFPYVGADRPTDGTTTGLAAGPDLAAASLRGLREVLERHSLYGSFAHLRPGYRLDPAASLDRLGLTGAFKGEVWAVHWPHEGYVLPDVHAFHHDPEEGLLVRASGSGLTFDEAMDSALAELCQVHFEGVRARRAGAPAGPAHAAWARRPVVGRARRYLDALPAAAAPPVPYTDPRAQFDHLVSRLADRGTGPVVVRLPLRGPDWTVVRVLVPGATTATAPSDSRGGRRLADAPWTHGIPT
- a CDS encoding TylF/MycF/NovP-related O-methyltransferase, which encodes MRLNDGAFVAVKDGQLMLGHVDRPFDLWRADAGVLVLLAEIARGTPAGELPDAMAAVVGAAGESAVPAALAHLRRAHVVADGAGAALRDVNAEVAKVIGAAPDLHADTGFMRAARACEGLTLTSAAAQYALWSAVRHVIAAGVPGALVECGVWRGGSMLLAALALLRDGVRDRDLFLFDTFGWSWERTGEHDGFMEPGGTARAPERTPAEEAPAGSAAPGPMDVGVSADEVHARITAAGYPADRVHCVAGLVQDTLPARAPDRIALLRLDTDQYESTLHELRELYPRVAPGGLVIIDDYGKLAGATRAADAYLAGLDRPALLHRIDTQGRIFVKPDER